One window of the Buchnera aphidicola (Meitanaphis flavogallis) genome contains the following:
- the ispG gene encoding flavodoxin-dependent (E)-4-hydroxy-3-methylbut-2-enyl-diphosphate synthase — protein MNIKKYIKRRKSDRIYIGNVPVGDNTPISVQTMTNTETTDISATVKQIIQLKNVGAEIIRISIPTMEAANAFKKIKKQVDVPLIADIHFNYKIAIKVLNYGADGLRINPGNIGNKNKIKQVVDCAKDNDVPIRIGVNSGSLEKDILEKYKFPTPEALLESAMRHVNYLDSFNFNKFKVSIKSSDIYIAIQAYKLLAKKISQPLHIGITESGGFRNGTVKSSIGIGLLLLNGIGDTIRVSLATDPIEEVKVGFDILRSLHIRLKGINFIACPTCSRQEFDVITTVNILEKRLEDIKTPINVSIIGCVVNGLGEALTSTIGITGYRKSSVLYEDGVRQLRRINNDQIIDELEKYIRNKSKKLLLLT, from the coding sequence ATGAATATAAAAAAATATATTAAAAGAAGAAAATCTGATCGGATTTATATAGGAAATGTACCAGTTGGTGATAATACACCTATTTCTGTTCAAACCATGACAAATACAGAAACTACTGATATTTCTGCTACAGTTAAACAAATTATACAGTTAAAAAATGTCGGAGCAGAAATAATTCGTATTTCTATACCTACTATGGAAGCTGCAAATGCATTTAAAAAAATTAAAAAACAAGTTGATGTTCCTTTAATTGCAGATATACATTTCAACTATAAAATAGCGATAAAAGTATTAAATTATGGAGCTGATGGTTTAAGAATAAATCCTGGAAATATTGGAAATAAAAATAAAATTAAGCAAGTAGTAGATTGTGCAAAAGATAACGATGTACCTATTAGAATCGGTGTTAATTCTGGATCTTTAGAAAAGGATATATTAGAAAAATATAAATTTCCAACTCCAGAAGCATTATTGGAATCAGCTATGCGGCATGTAAATTATTTAGATAGTTTTAACTTTAACAAATTTAAAGTTAGCATAAAATCTTCTGATATATATATAGCTATCCAAGCCTATAAATTATTAGCAAAAAAGATTAGTCAACCTTTACATATAGGAATAACTGAATCTGGGGGTTTTCGTAATGGAACAGTAAAATCTTCTATCGGAATTGGATTACTGTTATTAAATGGTATTGGTGATACGATTAGAGTCTCATTAGCTACAGATCCAATAGAAGAAGTCAAAGTAGGATTTGATATACTTCGGTCATTGCATATTCGTTTAAAAGGAATTAATTTTATCGCTTGTCCTACTTGTTCTCGTCAAGAATTTGATGTTATTACAACAGTTAATATTTTAGAAAAAAGATTAGAAGATATAAAAACACCTATAAATGTTTCCATAATTGGATGTGTAGTAAATGGTTTAGGAGAAGCTCTTACTTCTACTATAGGAATCACTGGTTATAGAAAAAGCAGTGTATTATATGAAGATGGAGTACGTCAATTACGACGCATTAACAATGATCAAATTATTGATGAATTAGAAAAGTATATTCGAAATAAATCTAAAAAATTATTGTTACTAACATAA
- the hisS gene encoding histidine--tRNA ligase has product MNSTIQSVKGMHDYIPKDVRIWQYIEKILKQILSSYSYQEIRFPIIEKTELFEHNIGQATDVIEKEMYSFQDRNKNSLTLRPEGTIGCMRSCIKHGLLRHSEQKLWYLGPMFRYEKPQYGRYRQFHQLGIESFGLLGPNIDLEIILLIQRIWKNLDVSQYISLELNTIGSINDRINYKKLLYSYFKKYESILDEDCKRRLYTNPFRILDSKNNAIKDLIHKAPILMDYVDHDSLTHFKQLCTFMNDIGISYTINHKLVRGLDYYNKTVFEWKIKKLASKNTICAGGRYDYLSQSFGTFAIPAIGCAIGMERLVLLLKSSKKSLNFTNFIDIFIIFLHKDIELYAIKLSEKIHEELPCKKIQINFLSGNIKKQFSKASKLGVRIVLLLGYIEIQNKTVLIKDLESNTQKTFLIKNIIQELKIIFNK; this is encoded by the coding sequence GTGAATTCAACAATTCAATCCGTAAAAGGCATGCACGATTATATTCCTAAAGATGTTCGAATTTGGCAGTACATAGAAAAAATTTTAAAACAAATCTTATCTAGTTATAGTTATCAAGAAATTCGTTTTCCTATCATAGAAAAAACAGAACTATTTGAACATAACATTGGGCAAGCTACTGATGTGATTGAAAAAGAAATGTATTCATTTCAAGATAGGAATAAAAATAGTCTTACACTTCGCCCAGAAGGAACAATAGGATGTATGCGATCTTGTATTAAACATGGATTATTAAGACATTCAGAGCAAAAATTATGGTATTTAGGACCAATGTTTCGTTATGAAAAACCACAATATGGACGATACAGACAATTTCATCAATTAGGAATTGAATCTTTTGGTTTATTAGGACCAAATATTGATTTAGAAATTATTTTATTAATTCAAAGAATTTGGAAAAATTTAGATGTTTCTCAGTATATTAGTTTAGAATTAAATACTATTGGATCAATCAATGATAGAATTAATTACAAGAAATTATTATATTCATATTTTAAAAAATATGAATCTATTTTAGACGAAGATTGTAAACGTCGATTATATACAAATCCATTTCGTATTTTAGATAGTAAAAACAATGCTATAAAAGATCTTATTCATAAAGCTCCAATTTTGATGGACTATGTTGATCATGATTCTTTAACACATTTTAAACAATTATGTACATTTATGAATGATATAGGTATTTCTTATACTATTAACCATAAATTAGTTCGAGGATTAGATTACTATAACAAAACTGTATTTGAATGGAAAATAAAAAAACTAGCATCAAAAAATACTATTTGTGCAGGTGGTAGATATGATTATCTATCTCAATCTTTTGGAACTTTTGCAATTCCTGCTATCGGTTGCGCTATCGGAATGGAGCGATTAGTATTATTATTAAAGTCATCAAAAAAATCATTGAATTTTACAAATTTTATTGACATTTTCATTATTTTTTTACACAAAGATATAGAATTATATGCAATAAAATTATCTGAAAAAATTCACGAAGAATTACCATGTAAAAAAATTCAAATTAATTTTTTAAGTGGTAATATAAAAAAGCAATTTAGTAAAGCAAGCAAATTAGGTGTTCGCATAGTATTATTGTTAGGTTATATAGAAATACAAAATAAAACAGTATTAATAAAAGATCTTGAATCAAATACGCAAAAAACTTTTTTAATAAAAAATATTATTCAAGAGCTAAAAATTATTTTTAATAAATAA
- the glyA gene encoding serine hydroxymethyltransferase, translating into MFNIVKSIKDYDLDVWNIMKQEENRQENHIELIASENYASLCVMEAQGSIMTNKYAEGYPNKRYYGGCDYVDMIEQLAIKRAKILFDADYANVQPHSGSQANFAVYNALLSPGDTILGMSLSHGGHLTHGSSVNFSGKLYKSISYGLDDEGNINYSQIEKLANTYKPKMIIGGFSAYSGICNWKLFREISDSINAYFVVDMAHIAGLVAANLYPSPLKYAHVVTTTTHKTLAGPRGGLILAKGTNNESLYKKIDASVFPFCQGGPLVHVIAAKAVALKEAMSSDFKVYQMQVMKNAQLMVEVFLKRKYVVVSGKTLNHLFLLDLSNTNLTGKDAESALNMANIIVNKNSIPNDVRSPFITSGIRIGTPAITRRGFKKLEVYNLSHWISDILDDVNNICSMSKIKEKVLDLCKLFPVYK; encoded by the coding sequence GTGTTCAACATTGTTAAAAGTATTAAAGACTATGATTTAGATGTATGGAATATTATGAAACAAGAGGAAAATCGTCAAGAAAATCATATCGAATTAATTGCTTCAGAAAATTATGCTAGTTTATGTGTTATGGAAGCACAAGGATCTATCATGACTAATAAATACGCAGAAGGATATCCAAATAAAAGATATTATGGAGGTTGTGATTATGTAGATATGATAGAACAATTAGCAATTAAACGTGCTAAAATTTTGTTTGACGCAGACTATGCCAATGTACAACCTCATTCTGGATCACAAGCTAACTTTGCAGTTTATAATGCATTATTAAGTCCAGGAGATACTATATTAGGCATGAGCCTTTCCCATGGTGGGCATTTAACTCATGGATCTTCAGTAAATTTTTCAGGTAAACTATATAAATCTATTTCTTATGGACTCGATGATGAAGGTAACATTAACTACTCTCAGATAGAAAAGTTAGCTAACACTTATAAACCAAAAATGATTATTGGAGGATTTTCTGCTTATTCTGGAATATGTAACTGGAAGTTATTTAGAGAAATCTCTGATTCTATTAATGCATATTTTGTTGTAGATATGGCTCATATTGCTGGTTTAGTAGCTGCTAACTTGTATCCAAGTCCACTGAAATACGCGCACGTTGTAACTACCACTACACACAAAACTTTAGCAGGTCCTAGAGGAGGATTAATTCTGGCAAAAGGAACGAACAATGAATCTTTATATAAAAAAATAGATGCATCAGTTTTTCCTTTTTGTCAAGGTGGACCGTTAGTTCATGTTATCGCAGCTAAGGCAGTTGCATTAAAAGAAGCAATGAGTTCTGATTTTAAAGTATATCAAATGCAAGTAATGAAAAATGCTCAACTTATGGTAGAAGTTTTTTTAAAAAGAAAATATGTAGTCGTTTCAGGAAAAACGTTGAATCATCTATTTCTACTAGATTTATCAAATACAAATTTAACAGGAAAAGACGCCGAATCAGCATTAAATATGGCTAATATTATTGTAAATAAAAACAGTATACCTAATGATGTTCGAAGTCCATTCATTACTTCAGGAATACGAATAGGAACACCAGCAATCACAAGGAGAGGTTTCAAAAAACTAGAAGTATACAATCTATCTCATTGGATTAGCGATATATTGGATGATGTAAATAATATTTGTAGTATGTCTAAAATAAAAGAAAAAGTGTTAGATTTATGCAAATTATTTCCTGTGTATAAATAA
- the bioD gene encoding dethiobiotin synthase, protein MKQCWFVTGTDTNVGKTICTILLLILAKNSGYHAVGYKPVASGSNKNNGKNSDALLLQRFSTIKLTYSEVNPFFFPESISPHLASKKYSIPICTDKLSLGLHNLKKKSNYVLVEGAGGWHTPLSEKITFSNWVIKEKLSVILVIGIKLGCINHAILTQQAILDAGVTFLGWIVNYLSPINKYDFEYIIILKKYLKSQFLGYVKHFKNIDKFYNSNITIILPNAKNELTKNAK, encoded by the coding sequence ATGAAACAATGTTGGTTTGTAACTGGCACAGATACTAATGTAGGTAAAACAATATGTACTATTTTATTATTAATATTAGCCAAAAATAGTGGATATCATGCTGTTGGATATAAACCAGTTGCTTCTGGATCTAATAAAAATAATGGAAAAAATAGTGATGCACTATTACTGCAACGTTTTAGTACTATTAAATTAACTTATTCAGAAGTAAATCCCTTTTTTTTTCCTGAATCGATTAGTCCTCATCTTGCAAGTAAAAAATATTCTATTCCTATTTGTACAGATAAATTATCGCTGGGTTTGCATAACTTAAAAAAAAAATCTAATTATGTATTAGTAGAAGGTGCCGGAGGATGGCATACGCCTCTATCGGAAAAAATTACATTTTCAAATTGGGTAATAAAAGAAAAATTAAGTGTAATTTTAGTAATAGGTATTAAATTAGGATGCATTAATCATGCAATTCTCACGCAACAAGCTATTTTAGATGCAGGTGTTACATTTTTAGGCTGGATTGTAAATTATTTATCTCCTATAAATAAATATGATTTCGAATATATCATAATTTTAAAAAAATATTTGAAATCTCAATTTTTAGGATATGTGAAACATTTTAAAAATATAGATAAATTTTACAATTCAAATATTACTATTATACTACCTAATGCAAAAAATGAATTAACAAAAAATGCAAAATAA
- the bioB gene encoding biotin synthase BioB has translation MKKRWDFKKVKLLFDLPFLDLLFFAQTIHRKNFNPNEVQISTLLSIKTGSCPEDCKYCPQSARYKTNVKKEKLLNIKQILKFAKEAKKSGSERFCMGAAWKNPKDQDIPYLEEIIKEVKKIGMETCMTLGSLNENQANKLAKAGLDFYNHNLDTSENFYKKIVTTRSYQDRLNTLRVVRQSGMKVCSGGIMGLGEKINDRIELLIQLSNLSIVPESIPINMLVKVKGTPMEYNEDIDIFDFIKTIAVTRIMMPKSYIRLSAGRENMNEQTQAMCFMAGANSIFYGCKLLTTPNPTKNTDLNLFKKLGLNSKNNYINSKNYLYIKNIISKIQDTTQIQYYNAGI, from the coding sequence ATGAAAAAAAGATGGGATTTTAAAAAAGTGAAATTATTATTTGATTTACCATTTCTTGATCTTTTGTTTTTTGCTCAAACCATTCATCGCAAAAATTTTAATCCAAATGAAGTTCAAATTAGTACTTTATTATCAATTAAGACAGGTTCATGTCCGGAAGATTGTAAATATTGCCCTCAAAGTGCTAGATACAAAACCAATGTAAAAAAAGAAAAATTATTGAACATAAAACAAATATTGAAGTTTGCTAAAGAAGCTAAAAAATCAGGATCTGAAAGATTCTGTATGGGAGCAGCTTGGAAAAACCCTAAAGATCAAGATATACCATATTTAGAAGAAATTATTAAAGAAGTAAAAAAAATAGGAATGGAAACATGTATGACTTTAGGATCTTTGAATGAAAATCAAGCAAATAAACTAGCAAAAGCAGGATTAGATTTTTATAATCATAATTTAGATACTTCAGAAAATTTTTATAAAAAAATTGTAACAACTAGAAGCTATCAAGATAGATTAAACACTTTAAGAGTGGTACGACAGTCTGGAATGAAAGTATGTTCTGGAGGAATCATGGGATTAGGAGAAAAAATTAATGATCGAATAGAATTACTAATACAACTGTCTAATTTATCAATAGTTCCAGAAAGTATACCTATAAATATGTTAGTGAAAGTAAAAGGGACACCAATGGAATATAATGAAGATATAGATATATTTGATTTTATAAAAACTATTGCAGTAACACGAATAATGATGCCTAAGTCTTATATACGTTTATCGGCTGGTCGAGAAAATATGAACGAACAAACTCAAGCAATGTGTTTTATGGCTGGTGCTAATTCTATTTTTTATGGATGTAAACTACTGACTACTCCTAACCCTACAAAAAATACTGATCTAAATTTGTTCAAAAAATTAGGATTAAATTCAAAAAATAATTATATTAATTCAAAAAATTATTTATATATAAAAAATATTATAAGTAAAATACAAGATACGACACAAATACAATATTATAACGCGGGTATTTAA
- the bioA gene encoding adenosylmethionine--8-amino-7-oxononanoate transaminase, translated as MNKSDINFDQQHIWHPYSSMINPLPCYLVKSAQGVFLNLSNGQKLIDGMSSWWAVIHGYNHPRLNRALKNQINRMSHVMFGGITHHPAISLCRNLIKITPKNLNCIFLSDSGSVAIEVAIKMVLQYWKSLGKNKIKFLTIKNGYHGDTFSAISVCDPNNSFHNLYSNFFPKNLFSDAPKCSFYNKWDEQDIYSFNNFIEKYKDVIAAVILEPIVQSIGSMNFYHPTFLKKVRLLCNTFEIPLILDEIATGFCRTGKFFAFEHANIVPDILCIGKAITGGTITLSATLTTKKIATTISKNSISGCFMHGPTFMANPLACAVANENIKMLQENRWKVQIKNIEKCFRLNLLPLRSHPEVNDVRILGAIGVVECMHIINVAYMQKFFVKNGVWIRPFKKIIYLIPSYIIDENSLKQLIHVISIALDHKNFFIR; from the coding sequence ATGAATAAATCTGATATAAATTTTGATCAACAACATATTTGGCATCCTTATAGTTCTATGATTAATCCGTTACCTTGTTATTTAGTAAAATCAGCTCAAGGAGTTTTTTTAAATTTAAGTAATGGTCAGAAATTGATTGATGGAATGTCTTCATGGTGGGCGGTTATTCATGGATATAACCATCCTAGATTAAATCGTGCATTAAAAAATCAAATAAACCGAATGTCTCATGTTATGTTTGGTGGTATTACACATCATCCAGCTATTTCATTGTGCAGAAATCTTATAAAGATTACTCCAAAAAACTTAAATTGTATTTTTTTGTCAGATTCAGGTTCTGTAGCTATCGAAGTAGCAATAAAAATGGTATTACAATATTGGAAATCATTAGGTAAAAACAAAATTAAGTTTTTAACTATAAAAAATGGGTATCACGGCGATACATTTTCTGCTATTTCAGTATGTGATCCAAATAATTCTTTTCATAATTTATATAGTAATTTTTTTCCAAAAAATTTATTTTCCGATGCTCCTAAATGTTCATTTTACAATAAATGGGATGAACAAGATATATATTCGTTTAATAATTTTATAGAAAAATATAAAGATGTCATTGCAGCTGTTATTTTAGAACCTATTGTACAAAGTATAGGTAGTATGAATTTTTATCACCCAACGTTCTTAAAGAAAGTAAGGTTATTATGTAATACATTTGAAATTCCATTAATTTTAGATGAAATTGCTACAGGATTTTGTAGAACTGGAAAATTTTTTGCTTTTGAACATGCAAATATCGTTCCAGATATTCTGTGTATTGGAAAAGCTATAACAGGAGGAACTATAACTTTATCTGCAACATTAACGACAAAAAAAATTGCAACAACTATTAGTAAGAATAGTATATCAGGGTGTTTCATGCATGGTCCTACATTTATGGCTAATCCGTTAGCATGTGCAGTAGCAAATGAAAATATAAAAATGCTTCAAGAAAATAGATGGAAAGTACAAATTAAAAATATTGAAAAATGTTTCCGTTTAAACTTATTACCTTTACGCAGTCATCCTGAAGTGAATGATGTTCGCATTTTAGGTGCTATTGGAGTTGTTGAATGTATGCATATTATAAATGTTGCATATATGCAAAAATTTTTTGTAAAAAATGGCGTATGGATTAGACCATTTAAAAAAATTATTTATCTTATTCCATCTTACATTATTGACGAAAATTCTTTAAAACAACTTATACACGTTATTTCTATTGCATTAGATCATAAAAATTTTTTTATACGATAA
- the pgl gene encoding 6-phosphogluconolactonase, with amino-acid sequence MKQILYVSSANSQQIEVWEIHSDWSLNLIQVLKVDGEPQPILIVKNTKRLYLGIRPKFSIYVYQIETNGTLTQIGCSNIFCSINHFEIDKTEKYLFSSSYHFNCINISPINSYGIPQPIIQTIHEIKGCHASLMHHNNKNLFVSSLKSDRIYLYNFTNSGVLLENQLKFISVKNNSGPRHMIFQKSINRLFSINELNGTISIWNVNNSCNIITFLKNINVISHEFIHCAWSSDLHISLCEKYLYASNRSNSSIAIIKNDKDINNIKIIGYIQTEIQPRSFCIDTTGKILIVAGEKSNSISVYNVRSKTGLLTFKNRYPTGNRPIWISIYKM; translated from the coding sequence ATGAAACAAATACTTTATGTCTCTAGCGCAAACAGTCAACAAATAGAAGTATGGGAAATACATTCTGATTGGTCTCTAAACTTAATTCAAGTCTTAAAAGTTGATGGTGAACCTCAACCTATTCTTATCGTAAAAAATACAAAACGTTTATATTTAGGAATACGTCCTAAATTTTCTATTTATGTATATCAAATTGAAACCAATGGTACGTTGACACAAATAGGATGTTCTAATATTTTTTGTAGTATTAATCATTTTGAAATAGATAAAACTGAAAAATATTTGTTTTCTAGTTCTTATCATTTTAACTGCATAAATATTTCTCCAATTAACTCATATGGAATTCCTCAACCTATTATACAAACTATACATGAAATAAAAGGATGTCATGCATCATTAATGCATCATAACAATAAAAATTTGTTCGTATCATCTCTTAAAAGTGATCGAATTTATTTATATAATTTTACAAATTCAGGAGTACTATTAGAAAATCAATTAAAATTTATATCAGTAAAAAACAATTCTGGTCCAAGACATATGATTTTTCAAAAAAGTATCAATCGTTTATTTAGCATCAATGAGTTAAATGGGACTATAAGTATATGGAATGTAAATAATTCATGTAATATCATTACATTTTTAAAAAATATCAATGTCATATCACATGAATTTATACACTGCGCATGGTCGTCAGATCTTCATATTTCTCTATGTGAAAAATATTTATATGCTTCTAATAGAAGTAATAGTAGTATTGCAATTATAAAAAATGATAAAGATATTAACAATATAAAAATCATTGGATATATTCAAACAGAAATACAACCAAGATCATTTTGCATCGATACAACTGGAAAAATTTTAATTGTTGCTGGAGAAAAATCAAATAGTATTAGTGTTTATAATGTACGTTCTAAAACAGGATTATTAACATTTAAAAATAGATATCCTACTGGAAATAGACCTATATGGATATCTATCTATAAAATGTAA
- a CDS encoding FtsX-like permease family protein: MNLLISCFIGFRYFFSKSRTFLNKLTNVLSIISMSCGVSAVITIISIMNGFEDEFKNRILNFIPHIIVSKNNNNMNKFSINQHDLISKYVKKISEIIISDVIIQGNSAISIGSVLSMHYQQYNVFKPYLRNDNYLKILNKNNYDAIIGQGLAKKLNINIGDKFALILPNFRPFFSFKNMPNRRIFKVIDTFITNTEIDDYQVLVNHQDLSNFLCYPKDHITGLRLWLEDPLEIDNYLEHLHLSDIKIKNWKQSRGELLQAAKIENYMMIFLFSLIVMVSIFGLFVSVSLFIMNKEKDIAIFQTLGLSKCNIMLVFIFQGMLSGIIGTLLGTILSFLIMNKTIGIMSMIKLFFPNISLPCIIFFRQIITIDVISIICILLSTVYPAWKATTIFPSRRLSYE; this comes from the coding sequence ATGAATTTATTGATTTCGTGTTTTATTGGATTTCGCTATTTTTTTAGTAAATCTAGAACTTTCCTGAACAAATTAACCAACGTATTATCTATTATTAGCATGTCATGCGGAGTATCTGCTGTAATAACTATTATTTCTATTATGAATGGATTTGAAGATGAATTTAAAAATCGTATTTTAAATTTTATTCCTCATATTATTGTTAGTAAAAACAATAATAATATGAATAAATTTAGTATTAATCAACATGACTTGATTTCAAAATATGTAAAAAAAATATCTGAAATAATTATTAGCGACGTTATTATTCAAGGTAATTCTGCAATTTCTATTGGTTCAGTATTATCTATGCACTATCAACAATACAATGTTTTTAAACCTTATTTAAGAAATGATAACTATTTAAAAATTTTAAATAAAAATAACTATGATGCAATAATAGGACAAGGATTAGCAAAAAAATTAAATATTAATATTGGTGATAAATTTGCATTAATTCTTCCGAATTTTCGTCCATTTTTTTCATTTAAAAATATGCCTAATAGACGTATATTCAAAGTAATTGACACTTTTATTACTAATACTGAAATTGACGATTATCAAGTATTAGTAAATCATCAAGATTTATCTAACTTTTTGTGTTATCCAAAAGATCACATTACAGGATTACGATTATGGTTAGAAGATCCATTAGAAATTGATAATTATTTAGAACATTTACATTTATCTGATATAAAAATAAAGAACTGGAAACAAAGTAGAGGTGAATTGTTACAAGCTGCAAAAATAGAAAATTATATGATGATATTTTTGTTTAGTTTAATTGTAATGGTGTCTATATTTGGTTTATTTGTATCTGTTAGTTTATTTATTATGAATAAAGAAAAAGATATTGCTATATTTCAAACATTAGGTTTATCTAAATGTAATATTATGTTAGTTTTTATATTTCAAGGAATGTTAAGTGGTATAATAGGAACATTATTAGGTACAATATTAAGTTTTTTAATTATGAACAAAACAATTGGAATTATGTCTATGATAAAATTATTTTTTCCAAATATTTCATTGCCTTGCATTATTTTTTTTCGTCAAATTATAACAATTGATGTGATATCTATAATATGTATTTTATTATCTACCGTTTATCCTGCTTGGAAAGCAACTACAATATTTCCATCAAGAAGGTTATCTTATGAATAA
- a CDS encoding FtsX-like permease family protein produces MIYLSLLISRKLNIQFKKNSINYLVSIVAKIGIFLGVLVLIISFSALNGFKLELNNRILSILPHGKILPTKHPFQNWKKIKNLLKFSPDIISIVPYVSTTALINHINGIKGIQLKGLNFDSDHEPNNLYKFINKKTLKKIKKNKYQIILGKSIATYLSIHKGDWINIALSDNYNSSILYPKYVSLQVLDFFNINSSLDDTLALVPISDLQRYLNMRSNISGLELSIKNPFDGNKIFKKIQYNLPNNFIIKNWMIEYNYIYHEIQLVKTIIYFTMTLIIIISCCSIASITLFNISKKIHSIAIFKTLGINNNSIKFILLIYGIKSIFKIGLLSVLLSMILLFNFQYFVYYIEQCLGYKLVPNTVYFIDFIPISIACSDIFLIFFILFITGFITSYYPANYASKIDPATILKNIE; encoded by the coding sequence GTGATTTATTTATCTTTGTTAATATCTAGAAAACTTAACATTCAGTTTAAAAAAAATAGTATAAACTATTTAGTTTCTATTGTTGCTAAAATTGGTATATTCTTAGGAGTATTAGTATTAATTATAAGTTTTAGTGCATTAAATGGATTCAAACTTGAATTAAATAATAGAATTTTATCAATACTTCCGCATGGAAAAATTTTACCTACAAAGCATCCATTTCAAAATTGGAAAAAAATTAAAAATTTGTTAAAATTTTCACCCGATATCATATCTATAGTACCATATGTAAGTACTACAGCATTAATAAATCATATAAACGGAATTAAAGGAATTCAACTAAAAGGATTAAACTTTGATAGTGATCATGAACCAAATAATTTATATAAATTTATAAATAAAAAAACATTAAAAAAAATAAAAAAAAATAAATATCAAATTATTCTCGGAAAAAGTATAGCAACATACTTGTCTATTCATAAAGGAGATTGGATAAATATTGCTTTATCTGATAATTATAACTCTTCAATATTATATCCTAAATACGTTTCTTTACAAGTATTAGATTTTTTTAATATAAATAGTAGTTTAGATGATACGTTAGCATTAGTTCCTATTTCGGATTTACAACGATATTTAAATATGCGTTCTAATATTTCAGGATTAGAATTATCTATAAAGAATCCATTTGATGGAAATAAGATTTTTAAAAAAATTCAATATAACTTACCAAATAATTTTATTATTAAAAATTGGATGATAGAATATAATTATATTTATCATGAAATTCAATTAGTAAAAACTATCATTTATTTCACTATGACATTAATTATTATTATTTCTTGTTGTAGTATAGCTTCAATTACTTTATTCAATATATCAAAAAAAATACATAGCATTGCAATATTCAAAACTTTAGGAATAAATAATAATTCGATTAAGTTTATACTGTTAATTTATGGTATAAAATCTATATTTAAAATTGGATTATTATCTGTATTACTAAGCATGATATTATTATTCAATTTTCAGTATTTCGTATATTATATAGAACAATGTTTGGGTTACAAATTAGTACCTAATACTGTTTATTTTATTGATTTTATTCCTATTTCTATTGCTTGTTCAGATATTTTTTTAATATTTTTCATACTTTTTATAACAGGATTTATAACTAGTTATTATCCTGCAAATTATGCTAGTAAAATTGATCCTGCAACAATCTTAAAAAATATTGAATAG